The genomic interval GCACTTGTGCAATCAGGCACTAGCTCGTCTGTACGGCCTTCATGGCCTCATCCAACGGCCGGACGAACCTAGGCAGTATGCGTTCCTGCATGAATGTATCTCCGACTGTGCCTACGTCGAGCAACTGGTCCACCATCGGCCGGTCCGGCACGAAGGACTGCGTCTGTACATGCACCAGGGCCGTGACCGGGTGACCTTTGTCGGGCGACACCCCATCCGCGACCGCCTTCTGCGAGGCCTCACTTGAGAATTCGATGCGCACCCAGGTAGACGGTGCCCGCGACAACTCGAAGTCCCACCTCGTGTCCGTGTTCAGCGGCTTGTATCCGGAGACGACGTCACCCAAGGACCCGGGACCCAGGAAAACCGACCTAAACGCCTCGTACGGGTTCGCCTTCACTTGCCAGAAGAACGCATATGATTCAGATAGACTGCTGACGTCATACGCTTTCAGGTCGAATCCCTCCGCCACGGATCTGATCATGCCGGTCCGCAGCTTCAGCCAAATCTCATCCTCAATGCCCTCAGTGGCCTGCGCCTCCCAGGCGTGCATGGTTGTGCGCACCTGCAAGGCCCTCCGTTCACTGGTCCCCCATAGAAAGAACACGGCCTTGTTCTTCTCGTCATAGCTGGAAGTGGGCGCCCCAGGGAATAGCTGGGCGACTTGAGATGCCACGAGCCGTGCCACGGCCTCTCCCGGCACGACATGCGCCTGCGTGTGCAGCATCGTACCTCGAGTGGTCATCTCCGCGAAACCCTTTATTGATACCATTGTGACCTCCGCTTCGATGCAGGGCGCGCCCAAGCGTGCCCACTAAACCGCGTTCCAGTCGGACTCGGAGTTACCATTAGGACTGCCGTAATGATAGCATGCCCCCGCAGTCTGTCAACATGGCCATCGCCCTCATCCTCGGATGCACCCGGCCCAGCGACTCCTGCACGGGGCGATACTCGCCGAACCCGGGCACGCGGGCTTGCGCCAGCGATGCCACCACGAGGCCGGAAAGCACGGCGGCTAGGAATTTCACCTACGTCCTCTACAGAATTGTGAATTGAGAACTGCTGAAGTCAAGTCCGGCGCTCGGTCAGGCGTTCAGGCCGCGGCTGGTAGCGTGGTTCGTACTGCCGACCCGGAAACGAGAACCAGGAATTGAGAGGTACGGATCTGCGCCGGCGTGCGTGCCTACCCTTTTTCCAAAGCTTCCTGCATGATCTGGCGCTGGTAGAGTTTCCAGTAGAGCCCTTGGCGAGCCAGGAGGTCGGTGTGCTGGCCGGATTCGACAATCCGCCCCTGGTCGAGAACGTAGACGATGTCGCACGCGGCCAGGATGGAGAGGCGGTGCGACACGATGACCAGCGTTGCTCCTTGCATGTAGCCCATCACGTCGCGGATGAACTGCTGCTCGGTTTCGGCGTCGAGGCTGGCAGTTACGTCGTCGAGCAGGAGAATCCGCGGGCGGTCGAATAGCGCGCGGGCGATGGAGACGCGTCCCTGCTGCCCGCCGGACAGGCGCAGGCCGCGTTCGCCGATGAGTTCCTCCGGTCCTTTGGCCATCGCCTTCAACTCGGGTTCAAGCTGAGCGATGCGCACGACCTCGCGCAACCGCTCCTCGGTATCCGGTGCAGTGCGGCCGAGGATGATATTGTCGCGGATGGTATCGGAGAACAGGCCTGCCTCCTGGGGTGCGTACCCGAAGAGCGAGCGGAGCGACTTCACCTCGAACTCGGGCTGCGGGGTGCCGTCCACCGTTATCGCGCCGCTGGTCGGTTCAGCGGCCCGGACGAGCAGGCGCATGATTGTGCTCTTGCCCGAGCCGACGGTGCCGGCGATGCCGATGCGAGCGCCGGGCGTCAGGACGATATCGATGTCCTGCAAGGCAGGATTCGAGGAATCGAGGATTCCAGGATTCGAGTGAACGGCTTCGGGCCCTTGAATCCTAGAATCCTTGACCCCTTGGTTCCTTACTGATGCATAGCTGAACCCGACCTTGGTCAGGCGCACCTCGGCGAAGTCCGGGGCGGGTTTGGTGCCGGTGTCGACCTTGACGTCTGGCGTGAACTCGTACAACTCGCGGACGCGCCGCTCTTCCACCCCGGTCTGCCAGATCCAGGTAATCATGTCGGCGATGCCGATCATCGGCCAGACGAGCATGTCCACGTAGGCGTTGAACGCCACGAACTCGCCGATGGTCAGCTTGCCGCGGATGACGAATGCGCCGCCGAGCACGAGCACAGCCAGCGAGCCGAGACCGGCGACAATGCCGTAGGTCGAGTTGAAGGCGGCCCGCAGCTTGGCGCCACGTACCGCGGAGCGGATGCGTTCATTGAGGATCTTCCGCAGGCGGCCGGCGTTGCGCTCTTCCATGGTGTAGGCCTTGACCAGCCGGATGCCCGAGAACGAGGATTCGAGGAAGCTGTTGGTCTCGGACATCTTCTCGCGCCATTCCTTCCACCACTTGTCCACGCTCGGTCCGATGCGGAGGTAGACGAAGAAGCTGGCAACAGTCGGCACCAGCGTGACCACGGTCAAGAGCCAGTTCATCCGGATGAGGATTACGAGCGTGAAGGCCATGGTGAGCACCGAGGTCATGGGCCAGAAGATGCCCATCGCGGAGAACTGGGCGACGTCGTTCAGGTCCTGGTCGAGCCGCTCCTGCACGTCGCCGGACGGGAAGCGGTTGGTGAATGAGAATCCTTGGTCGAGCACCGAGCGGAAGACCAGGTTGCGCGTCCGCCAGAGGAAGCGCGCGCCTGAAATCATGTAGGCGAGCGGCCGGAAGTCCTCGGCCAGCGCGCCGATGACCCGGGCTCCGACCAGCAGCAGCACGAGGTTCCGCAGCGTGCTCAAGACGAAGTGTGCGGGGTCGGTCAGTCCATGCTGGATGGCATCGACGATGTAGCCGATGATGCGGGGATAGGCAATCGCGATGGCGCAGTAGAAAACCGTCAGCGCGACCAGGCCCATAAACTGCTTCCAATCCTGTCGCCAGAACCGGAGCACGAGCTTCATGTCGAGCAGGGTTATCGCCCGCGGCTTCTGGCCTGCCTTATCCGGCATTGTGCGATTCCCTTTCACGACGACCCAGAACCAGAAGTGGCTGGCCATCTCGGCAAGAGAGAATTGCCAATGGCCAATCACCAATTACTAACGAATGGCCGAACGTGGTAATGCTCAGTCCCGAACGGCCTGTCCCTGTACAAGCGTGCAGGATCGTCATTTTCACGAGGATGTTTCTCTCCGCCACGTGTACCCTGATGTCGCCTGGTTCCCGGCAACCATCGGCAAATGCCGCCCGCGGCGACGCAAGAATCGGGTTCGGTTCTGCTGGAAGACTGGAGTCTTGGATTCGGGACCAATCTGCGGAATCTGTGTAATCTGTGGATGGCCGTCTCCGCGTTCCTGGTTCCTGGTCCTTTGTCCTTCGTCCGAGCCATCTGCGTCCATCTGCGGTTACGTCCGGTTTGGTTGCGGCCTCCGAGGCCGAGCCATGTATTCGTTGGGCATTAGCAATTGGGAATTGGTCATTGCGGGGCGTTCTCAAGGTATTGCAGCTTGTACAGCCGGCTATAGTAGCCATCCTGGGCGACGAGCTCGTCGTGGGTTCCCTGCTGGACGATGCGTCCGGCGTGGACCACGACGATGCGGTCAACCATGCGGATGGTCGCCAGGCGATGGGCGATGATAATCGCGGTGCGGCCCTTGAGCAGTTCCTCAAGGCCTTCCTGGATGAGGTGCTCGGTGTGCGGGTCGACCGACGATGTGGCCTCGTCGAGAATCAGGACCTGGGGGTCGAACGCGAGCGCCCGGGTAAAGGCCAGCAATTGCCGCTCGCCCAGCGAGAGGTTGACCCCGCGCTCGATGACGCTGGTGGCGTAGCCTTGGGGGAGCTGGAGGATGCGTTCATGCATGCGTGCCCGGCGTGCGGCGTCGTGCACCCGGGTTTCGGTGACCGTGTCATCGAACAGGCGCAGGTTGTCGAGCACCGTCCCGGGAAAGAGGATGACGTCCTGCGGCACGAACCCGACCAGCCGGCGGAGCGACTGGTTCCGAATCCGGGGCAGCTCGGTGCCGTCGAGCGCTATCCGGCCGGACTTCGGTTCGTAGAACTTGAGCGCGAGGCTGGCGATGGAGGTCTTGCCGCCGCCGGTCTCGCCGACCAGCGCGACCTTTTCGCCTTTGCGGACTTCAAGGTTGATGTCCTGCAGCACGGTTCCCCGCCCCTCGTAGGCGAGTTCGACTGCATCGAACCGCAGCGCCTGCCGGAAGTCGCCGGCCGAGAGCTCCACTTCGCCGTCCGGCTCAGGCTTGGTATCGAGGATTCCGAGCATGCGCTCAGCCGAGGCGAAGGCGCGCTGCATGATGTGGATCTGCTCCGACACGGCGCGGATGGGGACGAAGAAGCGGGTGATATAGCTGTAGAACAGGAACAGGCCGCCCACGGTCAGATTTCCCTTCAGGGCAAAGAGGCCGCCGACCCCGAGGGTCAGGGCAACCCCGGCCATCTCGCCGAAGTCCCAGACAAGCCAGATCCAGGTCCAGATGAACATCTCCTGCTTGCGCACGCCGTAGAGCCGGCGACCCTTCTCGTCCATCCGGTCGGCGAAGTAGTCCTGGCGGTTGAAGGCCTGCACGACGGGCAGGCTGCGCATCGTCTCGGTGATGAAGTTGTTTATCTCCGCCACGATGCGGCGCATCTGGAGGTAGAGCGGCCGCGACCGCTTCTGCAGCAGGTAGAAGCCGACCATCGTGACCGGGAAGAGCCCGGCAATCACGAGGAAGAGCCGCCAGTTGACCACGAGCATCACGATTGACATGCCGATGAGCATGACCAAGTTGCGGGCGAGCGTGACCGCGGTGGACGAGAACATCTCCTGCAGCGCCGAGGAGTCGCTCTCGACCCGGCTGATGAGCCGGCCAACCGGATTGCGGTCGAAGAAGCTCGCGGGCAGGCGGACGATGTGGCCGAAGAGCGTATGCTTCAGGTCGGCAATCGCGTTCTCGCCGATGATGGCCAAGAGGACTTGCTGGAAGTACCCGGCCGCGCCGATGGCAACCTGCAGGACGAGGTAGATGATTCCTATGTACAGCAGGCCGCGCGCGTCCTTGTGCGGGATGTTGACGTCGATCGCGTGCTTGACCAGCAGCGGGGCGGCAAGCCCCAGGACGGCCGAGCCGATTAGAAGAATGGCCGCGACGATGGTGCGGCCGAGGTACTTCCGGAAGAACGGCCAGACCCGAGGAAGCAGCTTGAACCCTTGTCCTCGGGTCTGTGCTTCCTCTTCTTCAATGTATATGTCTTCGGCCGGCAACTGGTCTCCTGGCCGTCAGTATACGCGCCGGAGCGGCCTCAGGGAAGCAGAACCGTGAGCGAGACCACCACGGATGAACGCAGCGCGCCAGGATGCGTAAGTCAAAGGTCAAAGTGCAAGACCAAAAGTCAGAACGCCCGGAATGCTGCGAACCAGGCAGCCTTGAAACAGAGGCAATCCGGGCAACAGCTTTGTGAAAACGACGATCCTGTACGCTTGCATGGGAGATGGATACGGATCGGGCTGGGACGAGGCGGGAGGCGGTCGGCGGCCGTGGGCGACGACGGACTTGCCTAGAAATGCTACGTCTTGGCTGCTCCGCGGGGAGTGTTGCTGCGTCTAAGAATGTATGGCTGTGATTTCCGAACCCGTGAAGAAGAGGGCTGGTGAGATGCTGGCCAAGGCGCAGAATCCGGTGCGGTTGCTGCTTTTCACGCAGGAGAACGCGTGCCAGTTCTGCAAGGAAGCGAGGGAACTGGCCCAGGACCTTACCGAGCTGACAGACAAGCTGTCGGTCGAGACCTACGATATGGCGAAGGACGACACGAAGGCAAGCGAATACCGCGTGGACAAGGTCCCGGCATTCGTGATCGCCGGAGAGAGGAACTACGGCATCCGGTACTACGGCGTACCGACCGGGTATGAGTTCTCGACGCTGCTTGGTCTGGTCGAGCTTGTCGCCGGCCGCGACAGCGGGCTGAAGCCGGAGACAAGGACAAAGCTCTCGGGGCTGGCATCGCCACTCGACATCCAGATGTTTGTGACTCTGACCTGCCCGGTCTGCCCGGGCGCGGCGGTGACGGCAGCGCGGTTCGCGGTTGAGAGCGACCGAGTCTCGCTGAGCGTTATCGACGCGACCGAATTCCCGCAACTCGCCAACCTCTACAATGTCATGGCCGTACCGCGAACCGTGGTCAACCGCGTCTACTCGTTCGAAGGCGCGCTGCCCGAGGAACGGATGGTCGACGAATTGCTGAAGGGCGGCAGCGGTCTGGTCATGCCATGACCTCAGTCCACGCAGGCGAGGCCAGAAGTCAGAAGCTAGACGCTGGAAGTCAGAGGTGCGGACGCGGGCGGAATGAACCGCAGATCACGCAGATTCATGGCTCGGACGGAACGGAAGTGCCAACCACGGATGAACACAGATGAACACGGATATTCGCGGACCGGACCCAAGGGAGAGCCGCCAAGAACGCTAAGGTCAGGACAAGGACATCCGCAGATGACGCAGATTGAGGGTTCAGATAGAGCAGAATTCAGAAACCAGAGACCGGAATGCAGAATTGCGGACAAGGAGAGGATTAGCCACTCGATCCCTCGATCTCTTGGTCCCTCGATCCCTTGCTGAAACCATGAGAAGCTCACTGAGACTGGGTAAGGTCTTCGGGATTCCGATTGACCTCCATGTGACATTCATCCTGTTCATCGCGTTTCTGGGAACGGTCTATGCCTTCCATGGCGGCGCGAAGGCCGCGCTTGCCGGGGTGAGTTTCATCCTGGCGCTCTTCCTTTCCGTTACTCTGCATGAGCTGGCGCACAGCCTGGTGGCGCGCGGGTTCGGCGTGAAGGTGAGCCGGATACTTCTGTTGCCAATCGGCGGCTTATCCCAGATGGAGGAGATGCCGGAGCAGCCGACCCGGGAGTTCCTGATTGCCGTCGCGGGACCGGCAACCAGCGTTCTTCTGGGGCTTGCTCTGGGGATTGTGAGTCTCCTTCTTTACGGCCGGACTGCGACGCTGCAGGCCACCGTCACCGGAGGCCTGTTCATCCCCAACCTGGCCCGCGTTAATCTGCTGCTTGCCATCTTCAATCTGTTGCCCGGTTTCCCCATGGATGGTGGCAGGATATTCCGGGCCGCGCTGGCCCGCGGTATGCCGTTTGGCCGCGCCACTGCCATTGCCGCTTCGGTGGGCCGCGTCTTTGCCATCGGCCTCGGCCTGATTGGTCTGTTCTCAAACATCTGGCTGACATTCATCGCGGTGTTCATTTACTTCGGCGCGGGAGCGGAGGCAAGTCGGGTCCGTCTTAAGACGGCGTTCCACGACGTGCCGGTCAGCCGCGTCATGGCCACCGCGTTCCAGACTCTGAACCCTGATGACCGGTTAAGCCTGGCAGTTGAGCATGTTTATCATGGGTTTCAGGAGGACTTCCCGGTGATGATGGACAATGAGCTCGTCGGCGTGCTGATGAAGCAAGACCTCATCGCCGCGCTCCATGAGTTCGGTCCCGGCGCACTGGTCGGTCGGGTGATGCGGAAGGAGTTCACAACCGTAACCGTGGGCCAGACCCTCGAACAGGTCTACGCCGCAATCCAGGCGTGCGGCTGTTCGTCGATGCCCGTGCTCGATGCGGGCCGGATTGTGGGGCTGGTTACGCTTGAGGCCCTGGGCCGCTACCTGGTGTTTGCTGGAGCCGGTCAGCCCGCGAACCGCGCCTAGCGCGCGGCGGGGCCCTTCAGCGCGTCGTCAATTGTGGCCCGGGCGCGAGCCAGCGACGGTCTGAAGCCAATGACTTTCAATCTGAGCCTGCCGGTCAGTCTCTGTTCCTGAACGACCCGACCGGCGTCGTGCAGCATGCTGACAAGGTCGTAGCGGGAGTCCGGAACGGTGAACGTCCGGGTCACCATCGTTTGCTCAACCCGGCGCAGGAGATAGGACTTGAGTTCTTCGATCCTTTCACCGGTCTGGCCGGAGACGAATACCGACTGGGCGTAGCTGCGGCTCAGCCGCTTGATCACGGCGTCATCGAAGACGCGGTCGGTCTTGGTGAAGACCATCAACACCGGCTTGTCGCCGGCCCCGATCTCGGTCAGAGTGTCGTTGACCGCGTCAATCTTCCGGTCAACCTGTTCATCGCTGGCATCGACCACATGCAGCACCAGGCTGGCGTCGAGCACCTCCGACAGCGTAGAGCGGAAGCTCGCGACCAGTTGCGTGGGCAGGTTCCGGATGAACCCGACCGTGTCGGTGACGAGCACGTTCACGTTACGAGCCAGCGCCCATGGTTTAGTGTTGGGGTCGAGAGTCGCGAACAACTGGTCCGACACTTTCACGTCGGAACGGGTCATGCGGTTGAGCAGGGTTGACTTGCCGGCGTTCGTGTAGCCGGCCAGCACCAGCCGGAACATGTCGCTCCGGCGGTCGCGCTGGACCGCCCGCTCGCGGTCGATCTTCTTCAGGTCTTTGCGCAGGACGGTGATACGCTGCTCGACTTTCCTGCGGTCGACCTCAAGCCGCGTCTCGCCGGGGCCGCGCGTGCCGATGCCGCCGCCGAGCCTCGACATCTCGACGCCGAACCCGGTCAGCCTTGTGCGCTGGTACTCAAGCTGCGCCAGTTCCACCTGGATCTTGGCCTCGGCAGTCCGGGCGTGCAGGGCAAAGATGTCGAGAATCAGCGCGGCCCGGTCAATGACGCGAACGCCGACCGCGTCTTCAAGGTTGCGCTGCTGCGTCGGGGTGAGATCTTCGTCGAGTATCAGCAGGTCGATGCGGTGCCTGCGGCAGAGCGAGCCCAGGTTCTCCACCATGCCCTTACCCACAAGCGTCGCCGGGTCCAGCCGCGGCCTGACCTGTATCAGCCGCTCGATCACGTCGCCGCCGGCGGTGGCGGTCAGGGCGGCCAATTCCTCGAGCGAGTCGGCCTTGGACCAACGCATCCGGTTCGTGACGGCCACGCCGACGAGCAGAATACGCCAGCTCATGGGGAGAGGGTTCCAGGGGTCAAGGGTTCCAGGGGTCTAGTGTCCGGCCTCAGGCGGGTTCCTTCTGCGAGAGAACGTGGACGATACGCTGGACGACGGTGATGAGACTGCCAAGCGCGATTACGCCGAGGGCGATCGGCATCCAGGTGCGTCCAAGCACGAACGCACCGAACAGCAGCACCAGGACCCGTACCGGCCGCTCAAAGAACCCGACCTTGCACTCCCGGCCCACGCCCTCGGCCCGCGCCCGGACGTAGCTCACCATGATTGATAGTACCAGAGCGACGACCGCCAGCAGTCCGTACCAGGATTCGCGGTAGTACCAGAACAGCCCGATCAGCTCGAACGATTCGCTCAACCGATCTACAGTTGAGTCAGTGAACGCTCCCAGGGGACTGGCGGTCCCGGTCCGGCGTGAGAGTTCGCCATCCAGCGTATCGCACAGCCCGACCAGCGCCGCAAACACGCCGCCGACTATGAACCGGCCGGTCGCGAAGAAGTACCCGGCCAGCAGGCTCAGCGGCAGGGCGACAACCGTTACAGCCATTGCCGACACGCGTAGCGCCATGAGGAGACTCACCAGCGGCCTCAGCAGCCTACGACCCTGCTGCTTCGTCGATTCCTTCATCTTCCTCTTCTCCGGCCCCGGCGACTACAACGACGGTCTCGCCCTTCATTTCGCGGTCACCAATCTGCGTCAGCACATCGGTGATCTTCCCGCGCAGGACCTCTTCGAAACGTTTCGTTAGTTCGCGGCACACTACGACATCGCGGTCGCCCCAGAGCCCGAGCATCTCTTCGAGCAGCCGCTTGACGCGGCGGGCCGCTTCGCAGTAGACAGTGGTCCGCTCCTCACCTTTGAGGTCGGCCAACCGTTTGCGCCGCCGGCCGTCGCGCTTGGGCAGGAATCCCTCGAAGGCGAACCGATCTGAAGGCAGGCCGGAAACGACAAGCCCGGCGAGCAGCGCCGACGCCCCCGGCACCGGGATTACCGACATACCCTCGCGGACCGCGGCACGAATCAGGTAGAATCCGGGGTCAGAAATCCCGGGCGTGCCGGCGTCGGTTATCAGCGCTATTCTTCTGCCCTGCCGGAGTTGCTCAATCAGTTCCGGCGTGCGGCTCACTTTGTTGTACTCGTGATACGAGGTCAGACGGTTGCGGATGTGATAGTGCTGCAAGAGCAGGCCGCTGTGCCTCGTGTCTTCGCAGGCGACAAGATCGACTGACTTCAGGATCTCGACCGCGCGATGGGTCATGTCCCCGAGGTTCCCGATCGGGGTTGAGACGACGTACAGACCCGGCGCAATGCCGCCGGTCTGCGCCTCGCCTGCCGGCGGGTTCAACCGCTCCGCCTACAGGTCGAAGAACTCAATATCAGATGTCTCCGTGTCGAGCATTGCGGCCGTGGCGCGGCCCGACAGCCAGCCGCAGGCCTCTCCCGGATTGACGATGACCGGACGCCAGCCTTCGTGCCGCGGTTTGTGCGTGTGGCCGTGCAGGTAGAAGTCGCAGTCCGGAACCGGGTTCAGCGGCTGGTGTGAGACAATGATGCGCTTCCCATCCAGCGCGAAGGCGTACGGGCCTTCGTTGAGCGCGAATCCCAATTCGTCTGCCCGTTGCCGCAAGGCCGCGCGGTCGCCGTCGCAGTTGCCGTAGACCGCGATCACCGGCATGGTGAGTCCGGCCAGCTCCTTGAGCACGAACTGGGCGACGATGTCGCCACAGTGCACGACGCGTTCCGGCCTAAGCCGGCTGAACAAGGCCACGGCCTCCCGTACCTTGTCCAGCCGGTCATGCGTATCGGAGATGATCCCTACTCGTGCCATTCACCAGCCCGGTTCGCTACGCGGCGGTCCGGAACTTCTGACTTCTAGCATCTAGCTTCTGACATCTTGCCTCGTCCGGTCCTCACCCAGGCTCACTGCAGTAGGTCGCGCAGCGGCTCGAACTTCCTCAGCCGCACCGGGTGGCGCAGCTTCTTGAGTGCTTTCGCCTCGATCTGCCTGACCCGTTCGCGGGTGATGTTGAATATCTGGCCGACTTCCTCCAATGTTCTCGGACAACCATCGCCGAGTCCGAACCTGAGCCGAAGCACCTTTTCCTCGCGTTTGGTCAGCACTGCCAGCGCTTCTTCGAGCTTCTCGCCCAGAAGCGATACGCCGGCAGCATGGGACGGCGAGGCGGTCTTCTCGTCGTAGATGAAGTCGCCGATGAAGCTGGTCTCGTCCTCGTCCACCGGCTTGTCCAGCGACACGCCGAACTGCGATATCTTGGACAGCGCCTCGATCTTCTCCTTCGGGGTCGAGAGCCGCTGGGCGAGCTCAGCCACGGTCGCCTCGCGTCCCTGTTTCTGCATGAACTGGCGCTGGATCTTGGCGACTTTGTTGATCGCGTCGATGATGTGGGCCGGCACGCGTACGGTGCGTGACTGGTCGGCAATCGCCCGGGTTATCGCCTGCTTGATCCACCACGTGGCGTAGGTCGAGAACTTGAATCCCTTGCGGTAGTTGAACTTCTCGACCGCCTTGATGAGCCCGACGTTGCCTTCTTCCAGCAGGTCGGCGAACTCCAGGCCGCGGTTTGCATACCGCTTGGCAATGGAGATGACCAGCCGCACGTTGCCTTCGATCATCTTGTCGCGCGCCGCCAGAATCCGGTTCTCGCACAGCGCTATCTCGGTCAGTACCTTGCGGACATCGGCGGTGTTGCGGTCAAGGAAGTCGTGACACTCGCGCAGCTTGTGCCTGACCTCGGCAATCTCGGGTGTGCCGTCGCGTCCCTCTGATTTTGCCACCAGCAGTTCGTGCGCCAGACCGAGTGCTTCGGTGCCCTTGTCCTTGAATTCGTCGATCAGGTTGTTGATGAGGTGGTGCTGCAGTGAAAGCGTCTGGACCCGGCTGAACACGATCTTCTTCGCATCGGCGATGTGCGAGCGTACGGCCGGCGATTGTTTGCGCTGCTTGAGTTTCTCGATTTTGTCGGCCTCGCGCCGGATGTCACGCAGGCAGCGGATGAACCGCTGCCGGTCGCGCCACAACGCCTTCTTGTCGAACAGGCACTCGAACTCGACGCGCGCAATCTGGTCCAGCGACTTGGTGCCTTCCTCAATCGACCAGCATTCCTCTACCAGTCGGCGCATCATCGATACCGGGTCGAACAGGTACTTAATGATGCTCTTGTATCCTTCCTCCATCTCCTTGGAGTAACGGATTTCCTCTTCGCGCGTCAGGAGTGGCAGCTTAGAGAGTTCGCGGAAGTACGACTTGGTCGGGTCCTCGGTGCGCTGGATTATGGGCTTGGGACCCTTCTGGATGACTGCTTCCGGTTCTTCCGCACGGGTCTCGGTCATCATGATACCGCTGCGGATGAGACCGGCTACGACTTCCTCCAGCCGGTCAGTCGACATCAAGACATCATCGGGAACCAGGTCCTCCAGTTCCTCGTAGGTAATCCGTTTGTCGCCTGAAGCCTTCTCATACACCGTATCGAGCCACGGCTCGCGTTCGGTCGATTCGCGCGCCTTGCGTCCCCGGCCGGGCGGGCGACCGGGCCCGCG from bacterium carries:
- a CDS encoding sigma-70 family RNA polymerase sigma factor produces the protein MKSEKERKRRGRPPLALKTGTRRPTGSKRGPGRPPGRGRKARESTEREPWLDTVYEKASGDKRITYEELEDLVPDDVLMSTDRLEEVVAGLIRSGIMMTETRAEEPEAVIQKGPKPIIQRTEDPTKSYFRELSKLPLLTREEEIRYSKEMEEGYKSIIKYLFDPVSMMRRLVEECWSIEEGTKSLDQIARVEFECLFDKKALWRDRQRFIRCLRDIRREADKIEKLKQRKQSPAVRSHIADAKKIVFSRVQTLSLQHHLINNLIDEFKDKGTEALGLAHELLVAKSEGRDGTPEIAEVRHKLRECHDFLDRNTADVRKVLTEIALCENRILAARDKMIEGNVRLVISIAKRYANRGLEFADLLEEGNVGLIKAVEKFNYRKGFKFSTYATWWIKQAITRAIADQSRTVRVPAHIIDAINKVAKIQRQFMQKQGREATVAELAQRLSTPKEKIEALSKISQFGVSLDKPVDEDETSFIGDFIYDEKTASPSHAAGVSLLGEKLEEALAVLTKREEKVLRLRFGLGDGCPRTLEEVGQIFNITRERVRQIEAKALKKLRHPVRLRKFEPLRDLLQ